CGGCGACGGAGGGTACGGCCGACACCCGCCGTGCCCACGGCCGCGAACGGCCGGAGCGTCGCCGCCGAGCCGGTCGGGGAGCCGGACGGCGGGCCCCGGGCACAGACGCCCGGACGGGACGCGTCCGGGGCGGTGGCGACCGCAAGGGTGGACGAGTCCGGGGCCACCGCGGCCGGTCGGGCCGGTGCGCCCGAGGCCGTGGCGGACGGGCCCGTGCCCGTGATCTCGCCCCTGGTGCGCCGGCTCGCGCGCGAGAACGGCCTCGACCTCAAGGAGCTCACCGGCTCCGGCCCCGACGGACTGATCCTGCGGGCGGACGTCGAGTACGCCCTGCGGGCCGCCGCCGTACAGACGCGTACGGCACCCGTGCCGGCCGCCACCCCGGCGACAGCCCCTGCGACAACCGCGACAACCCCCGGAGAGACCCGCGTCCCCCTCAAGGGTGTCCGGGGCGCCGTGGCCGACAAGCTCTCGCGGAGTCGGACCGAGATCCCCGACGCCACCTGCTGGGTGGACGCCGACGCGACGGAACTCATGCGGGCGCGTGCCGCGATGAACGCGACCGGCGCTCCGAAGATCTCCCTGCTCGCGCTGCTCGCCCGGATCTGCACCGCCGCCCTCTCCCGCTTCCCCGAGCTCAACTCCACCGTGGACACGGCGGCCAGGGAGATCGTCCGGCTGGACGCCGTGCATCTGGGGTTCGCCGCGCAGACCGAGCGGGGACTGGTCGTGCCGGTCGTGAAGGACGCACACACGCGTGACGCCGAGGCCCTGTCCGCGGAGTTCGCCCGGCTGACCGAGGCGGCCCGCACCGGCACCCTCACCCCCGCGGACCTCACGGGCGGCACCTTCACGTTGAACAACTACGGCGTGTTCGGCGTCGACGGCTCCACGCCGATCATCAACCACCCCGAGGCCGCCATGCTCGGCGTCGGCCGCATCGTCCCCAAACCGTGGGTGCACGAGGGCGAGCTGGCGGTGCGCCAGGTCGTCCAGCTCTCGCTCACCTTCGACCACCGGGTGTGCGACGGCGGCACCGCGGGCGGCTTCCTGCGCTATGTGGCGGACTGCGTGGAACAGCCGGCGGTCCTGCTGCGCACCCTGTGACCGCGGCGCCGGCACCCGCGCGGCACGATCGCGGCGCCGCCGCACGTTCCCTGTGATCGCGGCGGCACGCATACTCGGGGGGTGACCTCGTACGAGCCCTCGCGCGTTCCAGGCGCCGGTCCCGTGTACGACGTGGTGGTGCTCGCCGGGGGCGCCGCCCGGCGGCTCGGCGGCGCGGACAAGCCCGGTGTGCGGGTGGGCGGACGCGCCCTGCTCGACCGCGTCCTCGCCGCCTGCGCCGACGCGGGCACCACCGTCGTCGTCGCCGACCCCCGCCCCACCGCCCGGCCGGTGACCTGGGCCCGCGAGGACCCGCCCGGCGGCGGCCCGCTGGCCGCCCTGGACGCCGGCCTGCGGCACACCACGGCGCGGTACGTCCTGGTGCTCTCCGCCGACCTGCCCTTCCTCCAGGAGGGCACCGCACGGCTGCTGCTGACCGTTCTGCGCACGGGCGGCGCCGACGGCGTGCTGCTCACCGACGCCGACGGCCGCGACCAGCCACTGGTGGCCGCGTACCGTGCGACCTCGCTGCGCCACGAACTCGCCGCGCTCACCAAGGAGCACGGCGCTCTCACCGGCCTTCCGCTGCGCCGGCTGACCGCCACGCTCGACCTCACCCGCGTCCCCGACCCCGTCGCGTCCTTCGACTGCGACACCTGGGACGACATCGCCACCGCCAGGGCACGCATCAGGGAGCATGGGCACGTGTTGGATGAATGGATTTCCGCAGTCAAGGACGAACTGGGCCTCGAGCTCGACGTCGACACCGGCGTGCTGCTCGACCTCGCCCGTGACGCCGCGCACGGCGTGGCCAGGCCCGCGGCACCACTGACCACCTTCCTTGTCGGCTACGCCGCCGCGCAGGCAGGCGGTGGTCCCGAGGCCGTCGCCGAGGCCTCCCGCAAGGCCGCGGCCCTGGCCCTGCGCTGGGCCGACGAGACCGAAGGCGACACCGCCGCCACGCCCGACGGGGGCCCCGACACCCGCCCGGACGTCGGATGACCGCCCGGTCCCTGCGGAGCGGCGAGGACGCCGACGAGTTCGACGTCGAGGAGGCACTGGCGCTGGTGAAGGAAGACAACGGTGCCGCCCACCGCGCCCCGGTCCCCCCTGCCCAGGCCTCCGGCCGCGCGTCCGAACCGGGCGCCCGCCACAAGGCGACCCCCTGGACAGAGGCCCGCGCCACGGCCGCCCGGGCCGCCCGTACCGTGACCCGCAGCGCCCGCCGCGCCCCCGTCTCCGTGCGGCTCGAGGACGCCCTCGGCCTCACCCTGGCCGCTCCCCTCGACGCCCTCACCGACCTCCCCTCCTTCAATACCTCGGCCATGGACGGCTGGGCGGTCGCGGGACCCGGCCCCTGGGCCGTGCGGGACGAGGGCGTACTGGCCGGACACGCCGAGCCCGCGCCCCTCACCGACGGCGAGGCGGCCCGGATCGCCACCGGCGCCCGCATCCCCCCGGACACCACCGCCGTCCTGCGCAGCGAGCACGGACAGACCGACGAGAAGGGCAGGCTGCACGCCACCCGGGAGGTCGTCCACGGCCAGGACATCCGCCCGCGCGGACAGGAGTGCCGTAAGGGCGACCAGCTCCTGCCGCCCGGCGCCCTCGTCACCCCGGCCGTCCTCGGTCTTGCCGCGGCCGCCGGATACGACACCCTCACCGCTGTCCCCCGCCCCCGCGTCGAAGTCCTCGTCCTCGGCGACGAGTTGCTCACCGAGGGTGCTCCGCGCGACGGCCTGATCCGGGACGCGCTCGGGCCGATGCTCCCGCCCTGGCTGCGCGCGCTCGGCGCCGAGGTCACCGCCGTACGCCGGCTCGGTGACTCCGCCGCCGCCCTGCACAAGGCGGTCACTCGCTCCGACGCCGACGTGATCGTCACGACCGGCGGCACCGCGGCCGGACCCGTCGACCACGTCCACCCCGTCCTTGACCGTATCGGCGCCGAACTCCTGGTCGACGGCGTCAAGGTGCGCCCCGGCCACCCCATGCTGCTGGCCCGCACCAAGGAGAACCAGCACCTCGTCGGCCTGCCCGGCAATCCCCTGGCGGCGGTCTCCGGCCTGCTCACGCTCGCCGAGCCGCTGCTGCGCACCCTGGCCGCCCGCCCGGCCCCGGAGCCGTACACGCTGCCCCTGAGGGACGAGGCCCACGGTCATCCGTACGACACCCGGCTCGTCCCGGTCGTCCTGCGCGGTGACCGTGCGGTTCCCCTGCACTACAACGGCCCGGCCATGCTGCGGGGCATCGCGGCCGCCGACGCCCTCGCCGTCGTACCGCCCGGGGGTGCCCGGCCGGGGCAGGAGGCCGAACTGCTCGATCTGCCCTGGGCGTCCGCCGGAATCGGGGTGTGTTTCACGTGAAACTTCCGGGCCATGACGCGATCGCCCGCCAGGCGGACGAGCATCTCGTGACCCACAAGGTGAAGCTGCCGCGCAAGGTGGTGGAGCACCCGTTCCGCCAGGTCGCCAAGCGGGTGCTGATGGCCCTGCTGGTCCTCGCGGCAACTGCCCTGATCGTCTACGCCGACCGTGAC
This portion of the Streptomyces canus genome encodes:
- a CDS encoding NTP transferase domain-containing protein yields the protein MTSYEPSRVPGAGPVYDVVVLAGGAARRLGGADKPGVRVGGRALLDRVLAACADAGTTVVVADPRPTARPVTWAREDPPGGGPLAALDAGLRHTTARYVLVLSADLPFLQEGTARLLLTVLRTGGADGVLLTDADGRDQPLVAAYRATSLRHELAALTKEHGALTGLPLRRLTATLDLTRVPDPVASFDCDTWDDIATARARIREHGHVLDEWISAVKDELGLELDVDTGVLLDLARDAAHGVARPAAPLTTFLVGYAAAQAGGGPEAVAEASRKAAALALRWADETEGDTAATPDGGPDTRPDVG
- a CDS encoding molybdopterin molybdotransferase MoeA, which encodes MTARSLRSGEDADEFDVEEALALVKEDNGAAHRAPVPPAQASGRASEPGARHKATPWTEARATAARAARTVTRSARRAPVSVRLEDALGLTLAAPLDALTDLPSFNTSAMDGWAVAGPGPWAVRDEGVLAGHAEPAPLTDGEAARIATGARIPPDTTAVLRSEHGQTDEKGRLHATREVVHGQDIRPRGQECRKGDQLLPPGALVTPAVLGLAAAAGYDTLTAVPRPRVEVLVLGDELLTEGAPRDGLIRDALGPMLPPWLRALGAEVTAVRRLGDSAAALHKAVTRSDADVIVTTGGTAAGPVDHVHPVLDRIGAELLVDGVKVRPGHPMLLARTKENQHLVGLPGNPLAAVSGLLTLAEPLLRTLAARPAPEPYTLPLRDEAHGHPYDTRLVPVVLRGDRAVPLHYNGPAMLRGIAAADALAVVPPGGARPGQEAELLDLPWASAGIGVCFT
- a CDS encoding dihydrolipoamide acetyltransferase family protein, translated to MAQVLEFRLPDLGEGLTEAEIVRWLVEVGDVVAVDQPVVEVETAKAMVDVPCPYAGVVTARFGEEGSELPVGAPLITVAVGAAAPGGSTEASTGSTEASTGSAGGSGNVLVGYGTSEAPARRRRVRPTPAVPTAANGRSVAAEPVGEPDGGPRAQTPGRDASGAVATARVDESGATAAGRAGAPEAVADGPVPVISPLVRRLARENGLDLKELTGSGPDGLILRADVEYALRAAAVQTRTAPVPAATPATAPATTATTPGETRVPLKGVRGAVADKLSRSRTEIPDATCWVDADATELMRARAAMNATGAPKISLLALLARICTAALSRFPELNSTVDTAAREIVRLDAVHLGFAAQTERGLVVPVVKDAHTRDAEALSAEFARLTEAARTGTLTPADLTGGTFTLNNYGVFGVDGSTPIINHPEAAMLGVGRIVPKPWVHEGELAVRQVVQLSLTFDHRVCDGGTAGGFLRYVADCVEQPAVLLRTL